GCCGCGATGCCGAGGAAGACACGGCCTCCCTTATCGCCGAGGAGCGGCGCGGCAAGGAAGACAAACTGCATGGCGTGATGCATTGCTTCAGCTCGAAGCGCATATTGGCCGAAGCGGCGCTGGCGATGGGATTTTACATATCCTTTTCCGGCATCCTGACCTTCAAGAAATCCGAGGAATTGCGCGCCATCGCGCGCGACGTGCCGCTCGACCGGCTGCTGGTCGAAACCGACGCGCCGTTCCTCGCCCCGGAACCTTATCGCGGCAAACAAAACGAACCGGCTTTTATCGTGCATACCGCCGCCGTCTTGGCGCAGGTCAAAGGGGTAACAACCGACCAAATAGCGGCAATCACCACGGAAAATTTTTACCGCTTGTTCACGAAGGTGAACTGATCCTGTACTTCAAGGATAGAAAATATA
This genomic interval from Alphaproteobacteria bacterium contains the following:
- a CDS encoding TatD family hydrolase; its protein translation is MLIDSHCHLDFPALAKDQQGVVERARAAGVGRFLTISTHITKARQVIGVAESYPDVFCTIGVHPHHVAEDGEQVTAADLAAKADHPKIAALGETGLDYFYDTAPRQRQQESFREHMRACIATGLPMIVHSRDAEEDTASLIAEERRGKEDKLHGVMHCFSSKRILAEAALAMGFYISFSGILTFKKSEELRAIARDVPLDRLLVETDAPFLAPEPYRGKQNEPAFIVHTAAVLAQVKGVTTDQIAAITTENFYRLFTKVN